A single window of Streptomyces sp. NBC_00464 DNA harbors:
- the prcA gene encoding proteasome subunit alpha translates to MSTPFYVSPQQAMADRAEYARKGIARGRSLVVLQYADGIVFVGENPSRALHKFSEIYDRIGFAAAGKYNEYENLRIGGVRYADLRGYTYDRDDVTARGLANVYAQTLGTIFSSAAEKPYEVELVVAEVGAGPEGDQIYRLPHDGSIVDEHGSVAVGGNAEQISTFLDQRHRDGMSLAEALKLAVQALSRDPNGSEREIPAERLEVAVLDRTRPQQRKFKRIVGRQLARLLEADGAGSTPTDAPSDTEEGEVADTSAATTDTGGASAKKAAPDSSDAGDSRDSTDSGGDVE, encoded by the coding sequence GTGTCGACGCCGTTCTATGTCTCACCTCAGCAGGCCATGGCCGACCGGGCGGAATACGCCCGGAAGGGCATCGCCCGTGGTCGCAGCCTGGTTGTGCTGCAGTACGCCGACGGCATTGTGTTCGTCGGCGAGAACCCGTCCCGTGCGCTGCACAAGTTCAGCGAGATCTATGACCGGATCGGTTTCGCCGCCGCCGGGAAGTACAACGAGTACGAGAATCTCCGCATCGGCGGGGTGCGTTACGCCGATCTGCGCGGATACACCTATGACCGCGACGATGTGACGGCGCGTGGACTGGCGAACGTCTACGCGCAGACGCTCGGCACCATCTTCTCCAGTGCGGCCGAGAAGCCGTACGAGGTGGAGCTGGTGGTCGCCGAGGTCGGTGCCGGGCCCGAGGGCGACCAGATCTACCGGCTGCCGCACGACGGCTCGATCGTGGACGAGCACGGCTCGGTCGCGGTCGGCGGCAACGCGGAACAGATCAGCACCTTCCTGGACCAGCGCCACCGTGACGGGATGTCCCTCGCCGAGGCGCTGAAGCTGGCGGTGCAGGCGCTGTCCCGCGATCCCAACGGCAGCGAGCGGGAGATCCCCGCGGAGCGGCTGGAGGTCGCGGTCCTGGACCGTACGAGGCCGCAGCAGCGCAAGTTCAAGCGGATCGTCGGCCGGCAGCTGGCGCGGCTGCTGGAGGCGGACGGCGCCGGTTCGACGCCGACGGACGCCCCTTCTGACACGGAGGAAGGCGAGGTCGCGGACACCTCGGCGGCCACTACGGACACCGGCGGGGCGAGCGCCAAGAAGGCCGCCCCGGATTCCTCCGATGCCGGTGATTCCCGGGACTCCACCGACTCGGGCGGCGACGTGGAGTAG
- a CDS encoding LacI family DNA-binding transcriptional regulator encodes MTSPAPPGPSRPTSRDVARAAGVSQATVSLVLGDKWRGRVAETTVGRVRDAARSLGYRPNLAARNLRLGNTRTALLVVPALTNEFFARVYTGAAAVAAEHGFGVVLYPSPDGTGPARDPFASARAALDGVIASSMAADALGALHGADVPLVMLDSDPAAPGPAARVNLDIADGMRQVTRHLLALGHRRFIHLASAVDSWTFAVRARALQDTLSGVPGADVRSVPAALDVRAGREAAERALALPGPRPTAIVCDDDILAAGACKAARRLGLRVPDDLSVTGFDDLALATAVEPELTTVQLPAEQVGERGMNALLAVLDGRPAEVGSLAVHLVVRGSSAPPPGHHAA; translated from the coding sequence GTGACCAGCCCAGCACCACCCGGCCCCTCCCGGCCCACCAGCCGCGACGTGGCCCGGGCCGCCGGTGTCTCCCAGGCCACCGTCTCCCTGGTCCTCGGCGACAAATGGCGCGGCCGGGTCGCCGAGACCACCGTCGGACGGGTCCGCGACGCCGCCCGCAGCCTCGGCTACCGGCCCAACCTCGCCGCCCGCAATCTGCGCCTCGGCAACACCCGGACCGCCCTGCTCGTCGTCCCCGCGCTGACCAACGAGTTCTTCGCCCGGGTGTACACCGGCGCCGCCGCAGTCGCCGCCGAGCACGGCTTCGGCGTCGTCCTCTACCCCTCACCCGACGGCACGGGACCGGCCCGGGACCCCTTCGCCTCGGCGCGCGCCGCCCTGGACGGGGTGATCGCCTCCTCCATGGCCGCCGACGCCCTCGGCGCCCTGCACGGGGCCGACGTCCCCCTGGTCATGCTCGACAGCGATCCCGCGGCGCCGGGCCCCGCCGCCCGGGTCAATCTCGACATCGCCGACGGGATGCGCCAGGTGACACGTCATCTGCTGGCCCTCGGCCACCGACGCTTCATCCATCTCGCGTCGGCCGTCGACTCCTGGACGTTCGCGGTCCGCGCCCGGGCACTCCAAGACACCCTGAGCGGCGTCCCCGGAGCCGATGTCCGCTCCGTTCCGGCCGCGCTGGACGTACGGGCCGGCCGCGAGGCCGCGGAACGCGCACTGGCCCTCCCCGGGCCCCGCCCCACCGCCATCGTCTGCGACGACGACATCCTGGCCGCGGGCGCCTGCAAGGCCGCCCGGCGACTCGGGCTGCGGGTTCCGGACGACCTCTCCGTCACCGGCTTCGACGACCTGGCGCTGGCCACGGCGGTCGAACCCGAGCTCACCACGGTGCAACTGCCCGCCGAACAGGTCGGCGAGCGCGGTATGAACGCGTTGCTGGCCGTGCTGGACGGCAGGCCGGCCGAGGTCGGCAGCCTGGCGGTGCACCTGGTCGTCCGCGGCTCCTCGGCGCCCCCGCCCGGCCACCACGCGGCATGA
- a CDS encoding MFS transporter, with amino-acid sequence MAAGYLDILRARHAARLLTGTLVGRLPNGTAPIAIVLFTRAEGGSYALAGALAAVYGLGTAVGQPLLGRAVDLYGQPRVQLPAAALSALGMALLAVAGFGSLPLAYAAVAVAGLFTPPLEGGLRALWPSILGSEDRVHRAYAMDAVAQEVMFTVGPLLVTVLVSLWSPAAALLVINAIGVLGALSVVLSEPSRAWRSAPREAHWLGALRSPGLLALLGSFFFVGLALGSITVAGVAYADDQGQESVYGWLMAALGLGALIGGTVYGARQWSGPPERRLRVIVALLALGYLPLVLTPGVVAMTVLAAVAGVFLAPAIACSFIVVDRHAPRGTVTEAFSWLVTTFGVGAAAGTAVAGPAVELGGTAWSFAVAGAGGVAALLVLLATGKVLAAPGRSAVAVRGSENDRNGAVEPGFSSGHQA; translated from the coding sequence ATGGCCGCGGGATATCTGGACATCCTCCGGGCGCGGCATGCCGCCCGGCTGCTGACGGGCACCCTCGTGGGGCGGCTGCCGAACGGCACCGCCCCCATCGCGATCGTGCTGTTCACCCGTGCGGAGGGCGGCAGCTACGCCCTCGCGGGCGCGCTCGCCGCGGTGTACGGGCTGGGAACGGCCGTCGGACAGCCGCTGCTGGGCCGTGCCGTGGACCTGTACGGCCAGCCGCGCGTCCAGCTGCCCGCCGCCGCCCTGTCGGCCCTCGGTATGGCCCTGCTCGCCGTGGCGGGCTTCGGGTCGCTGCCGCTCGCCTACGCGGCCGTGGCCGTGGCCGGACTGTTCACACCGCCTCTGGAGGGCGGTCTGCGGGCTCTGTGGCCGAGCATCCTCGGCAGCGAGGACCGGGTGCACCGCGCGTACGCCATGGACGCGGTCGCGCAGGAGGTCATGTTCACGGTGGGGCCGCTGCTGGTGACCGTGCTGGTCTCCCTCTGGTCGCCGGCGGCCGCACTGCTCGTCATCAACGCGATCGGTGTCCTGGGGGCGCTCTCCGTCGTCCTGTCCGAGCCGTCCAGGGCCTGGCGTTCCGCACCGCGCGAGGCGCACTGGCTGGGGGCGCTCCGCTCGCCCGGGCTGCTGGCGCTGCTCGGCTCCTTCTTCTTCGTCGGACTGGCGCTGGGTTCCATCACGGTGGCGGGCGTGGCGTACGCCGACGACCAGGGCCAGGAGTCCGTCTACGGCTGGCTGATGGCGGCCCTGGGACTCGGCGCGCTGATCGGTGGGACGGTGTACGGGGCGCGCCAGTGGTCGGGGCCGCCCGAGCGCAGGCTCCGGGTGATCGTGGCGCTGCTGGCGCTCGGCTACCTCCCGCTGGTGCTGACGCCGGGCGTCGTGGCGATGACCGTGCTGGCCGCCGTGGCCGGGGTGTTCCTGGCCCCGGCCATCGCCTGCTCGTTCATCGTCGTCGACCGGCACGCCCCGCGGGGCACGGTGACGGAGGCGTTCTCCTGGCTCGTGACGACGTTCGGGGTGGGCGCGGCGGCCGGAACGGCCGTGGCGGGCCCGGCCGTGGAGCTGGGCGGGACGGCATGGAGCTTCGCCGTCGCGGGGGCCGGTGGAGTGGCCGCTCTGCTCGTTCTGCTGGCCACCGGAAAGGTCCTCGCAGCTCCCGGGCGTAGTGCTGTCGCGGTGCGAGGATCGGAAAATGATCGAAACGGTGCCGTCGAACCCGGTTTCAGCTCGGGCCATCAGGCGTAA
- the pafA gene encoding Pup--protein ligase, which produces MDRRIFGLENEYGVTCTFRGQRRLSPDEVARYLFRRVVSWGRSSNVFLRNGARLYLDVGSHPEYATPECDNLTELVTHDKAGERILEGLLVDAERRLHEEGIAGDVYLFKNNTDSAGNSYGCHENYLVARHGEFSRLADILIPFLVTRQLICGAGKVLQTPRGAVYCVSQRAEHIWEGVSSATTRSRPIINTRDEPHADAERYRRLHVIVGDSNMSETTMLLKVGATDLVLRMIEAGTVMRDLTLENPIRAIREVSHDITGQRKVRLASGREASAIEVQREYYEKAVDFVDRRGIRTGNVEKVLELWGRTLDAIEAEDLDRIGTEIDWVMKYKLIERYRAKHNMTMSNPRVAQIDLAYHDIHRRRGLYYLLERRGQAARICNDLKIFEGKSVPPQTTRARLRGDFIRRAQEQRRDFTVDWVHLKLNDQAQRTVLCKDPFRSVDDRVEKLIAGM; this is translated from the coding sequence ATGGACCGCCGCATTTTCGGGCTGGAGAACGAGTACGGCGTCACGTGCACGTTCAGGGGACAGCGCCGACTGTCTCCTGATGAAGTGGCGCGCTACCTCTTCCGCCGTGTTGTGTCATGGGGCCGCAGCAGCAATGTCTTTCTGCGGAACGGCGCCCGCCTCTACCTCGACGTGGGATCGCATCCGGAATATGCAACCCCCGAATGCGACAACCTGACCGAGCTGGTCACTCACGACAAGGCCGGCGAGCGCATTCTCGAAGGCCTGCTTGTCGACGCCGAACGCCGCCTGCACGAGGAGGGAATCGCGGGCGACGTCTATCTCTTCAAGAACAACACCGACTCGGCAGGAAACTCCTACGGATGCCATGAGAACTACCTCGTGGCCCGGCACGGAGAATTCTCCCGGCTCGCGGACATCCTCATTCCCTTCCTCGTCACGAGGCAGCTGATCTGCGGCGCCGGCAAGGTGCTGCAGACCCCGCGGGGCGCCGTCTACTGCGTCAGCCAGCGAGCCGAGCACATCTGGGAGGGCGTCAGCTCCGCGACGACGCGCTCCCGTCCGATCATCAACACCCGCGACGAACCGCACGCGGACGCGGAGCGCTACCGCCGCCTCCACGTCATCGTCGGCGACTCCAACATGTCCGAGACGACGATGCTCCTCAAGGTCGGCGCGACCGACCTGGTGCTCCGCATGATCGAGGCGGGCACGGTGATGCGGGATCTGACCCTGGAGAACCCGATCCGGGCGATCCGCGAGGTCAGCCACGACATCACGGGGCAGCGCAAGGTCCGCCTCGCCAGCGGCCGCGAGGCCTCCGCCATAGAGGTGCAGCGCGAGTACTACGAGAAGGCCGTGGACTTCGTGGACCGCCGCGGCATCCGCACGGGCAACGTCGAGAAGGTCCTCGAACTGTGGGGCCGCACGCTCGACGCGATCGAGGCCGAGGACCTCGACCGGATCGGTACCGAGATCGACTGGGTCATGAAGTACAAGCTCATCGAGCGGTACCGGGCCAAGCACAACATGACCATGTCGAATCCGCGGGTCGCCCAGATAGACCTCGCCTACCACGACATCCACCGCCGCCGGGGCCTGTACTACCTGCTGGAACGCAGGGGCCAGGCCGCCCGTATCTGCAACGACCTGAAGATCTTCGAGGGCAAGTCGGTGCCCCCGCAGACGACCCGGGCGCGGTTGCGGGGCGACTTCATCCGGCGGGCCCAGGAGCAGCGGCGGGACTTCACCGTCGACTGGGTCCATCTCAAGCTCAACGACCAGGCGCAGCGCACGGTGTTGTGCAAGGACCCGTTCCGATCCGTCGACGACCGAGTGGAGAAGCTGATCGCGGGTATGTGA
- a CDS encoding FKBP-type peptidyl-prolyl cis-trans isomerase: MRRIAGLLVVPLLLLTAACGSDDKGSDSASASASAPTKGGFPAITAGAKFGEKPTLAKGTGTPPKELKTKVVSEGDGATLKNGDAIQVNYLGQAWDSDKPFDNSFDRKQPFDLTLGAGMVIQGWDKGLVGQKVGSRVELIIPPDLGYGAQGQGDIKPNATLVFVVDILKAKQIPASAKGTPVAQDNVDLPKVGTNTDGKAPTLTIPSKVTPPKKLVSNYVLESKGEVVKETDTVVVNYVAKLWKDGKEFDNTYATGKTASFPLAQVTLKGLKNGLIGKKIGSRVLLVVPPDQGLGDKAQQSVPANSTLVFAVDILAKM; the protein is encoded by the coding sequence GTGCGCCGAATTGCCGGCCTTCTCGTCGTCCCCCTGCTGCTGCTGACAGCGGCCTGCGGCAGCGACGACAAGGGCTCCGACTCCGCTTCCGCCTCCGCGTCCGCCCCCACGAAGGGCGGATTCCCCGCCATCACCGCGGGCGCGAAGTTCGGCGAGAAGCCCACTCTGGCCAAGGGCACGGGAACGCCGCCCAAAGAGCTGAAGACCAAGGTCGTCAGTGAGGGTGACGGCGCCACGCTCAAGAACGGCGACGCGATCCAGGTCAACTACCTGGGCCAGGCCTGGGACTCCGACAAGCCGTTCGACAACAGCTTCGACCGCAAGCAGCCGTTCGATCTCACGCTCGGTGCCGGCATGGTCATCCAGGGCTGGGACAAGGGCCTGGTCGGCCAGAAGGTCGGCAGCAGGGTCGAACTCATCATTCCGCCGGACCTCGGTTACGGCGCGCAGGGCCAGGGCGACATCAAGCCGAACGCCACCCTCGTCTTCGTCGTCGACATCCTGAAGGCGAAGCAGATCCCGGCATCCGCCAAGGGCACCCCGGTCGCCCAGGACAACGTCGACCTGCCGAAGGTCGGCACGAACACCGACGGCAAGGCGCCGACCCTCACGATCCCCAGCAAGGTCACCCCGCCGAAGAAGCTGGTCTCCAACTACGTCCTGGAGTCCAAGGGCGAGGTCGTCAAGGAGACCGACACGGTCGTCGTGAACTACGTGGCCAAGCTGTGGAAGGACGGCAAGGAGTTCGACAACACCTACGCCACGGGCAAGACCGCTTCCTTCCCGCTCGCCCAGGTCACCCTCAAGGGACTCAAGAACGGCCTGATCGGCAAGAAGATCGGCAGCCGTGTGCTGCTCGTCGTCCCGCCGGACCAGGGCCTCGGTGACAAGGCGCAGCAGTCCGTCCCGGCGAACTCCACGCTCGTCTTCGCCGTGGACATCCTCGCAAAGATGTAA
- a CDS encoding FKBP-type peptidyl-prolyl cis-trans isomerase — protein sequence MSIEKPEIDFPGGEPPADLEIKEIWEGDGAEAKAGQTVSVHYVGVAFSTGEEFDASWNRGTPLKFQLGAGQVIKGWDQGVQGMKVGGRRQLTIPAHLGYGDRGAGSAIAPGETLIFVCDLVAV from the coding sequence GTGAGCATCGAGAAGCCCGAGATCGACTTCCCGGGTGGCGAGCCGCCGGCCGACCTGGAGATCAAGGAGATCTGGGAAGGCGACGGCGCGGAGGCCAAGGCCGGCCAGACCGTCTCCGTCCACTACGTGGGCGTGGCCTTCTCCACCGGTGAGGAATTCGACGCCTCCTGGAACCGCGGTACGCCGCTCAAGTTCCAGCTCGGTGCCGGCCAGGTCATCAAGGGCTGGGACCAGGGCGTGCAGGGCATGAAGGTCGGCGGCCGTCGCCAGCTGACCATCCCCGCGCACCTCGGCTACGGGGACCGCGGCGCCGGCAGCGCGATCGCCCCGGGCGAGACGCTGATCTTCGTCTGCGACCTGGTCGCCGTCTGA
- a CDS encoding helix-turn-helix transcriptional regulator — MAIAKAERLMNLALCLLGTRRPLSKRELRGSIEAYLEAGSDDAFNRMFERDKDDLRELGLVIETVENLDGDTGYLARRDSNRLPPITLDAEEAAALGLAAKVWQQARLAGAASGALQKLRAAGMPEAEDAYEVHSALEPRIPVHEAAFEPLMLACRDRRPVTFDYRKANAARPEQRQVEPWTLECWRGHWYLAGWDRGRGAERVFRLSRIAGKVRSRAGAFTAEVPDVVTVRETVESWAGETATRTALIRLRADSGYPLRARAISVRELGDGWEELEIPYGHGLDAWLVEFGPDVVVSEPADLRADVVDRLRAVAKD, encoded by the coding sequence ATGGCGATTGCCAAGGCCGAGCGGCTGATGAACCTGGCACTGTGTCTGCTGGGGACCCGGCGCCCGCTCAGCAAGCGCGAACTGCGCGGTTCCATCGAGGCCTATCTCGAAGCTGGTTCCGACGACGCCTTCAACCGGATGTTCGAGCGCGACAAGGACGACCTGCGCGAGCTCGGTCTGGTCATCGAAACCGTGGAGAACCTGGACGGCGACACCGGCTACCTGGCCCGCCGCGACAGCAACCGGCTGCCCCCGATCACGCTGGACGCGGAGGAGGCCGCAGCCCTGGGGCTGGCCGCCAAGGTCTGGCAGCAGGCCCGGCTGGCCGGTGCAGCCAGCGGAGCCCTGCAGAAGCTGCGGGCCGCGGGCATGCCGGAGGCGGAGGACGCGTACGAGGTGCACAGCGCCCTCGAACCCCGTATCCCCGTCCACGAGGCCGCGTTCGAGCCGCTGATGCTGGCCTGCCGCGACCGCCGGCCGGTGACCTTCGACTACCGCAAGGCCAACGCCGCACGCCCCGAGCAGCGCCAGGTCGAGCCGTGGACGCTGGAATGCTGGCGCGGCCACTGGTACTTGGCCGGCTGGGACCGGGGGCGGGGTGCGGAGCGGGTGTTCCGGCTCTCCCGGATCGCGGGGAAGGTCCGTTCCCGGGCCGGGGCCTTCACCGCCGAGGTGCCCGACGTGGTCACCGTCCGCGAGACCGTGGAGAGCTGGGCGGGCGAGACGGCGACGCGCACCGCGCTGATCAGGCTGCGGGCCGATTCCGGCTACCCGCTGCGGGCCCGGGCCATATCGGTCCGGGAACTCGGGGACGGGTGGGAGGAGTTGGAGATTCCGTACGGACACGGTCTGGACGCCTGGCTCGTCGAGTTCGGTCCGGACGTCGTCGTGAGTGAACCTGCGGATCTGCGGGCCGACGTGGTGGACCGGCTGCGCGCCGTGGCCAAGGACTGA
- a CDS encoding helix-turn-helix transcriptional regulator: MATNAIDQTRRMLSLVTYLRERPGAHVQDVARAFGITEDELISDLDVLPMCGTSFRGGDLLDIDTDGDRIWWHNPDDVAEPLRLAADEATALLVAARAVATLPGLRESDRQALLRATAKLEAAAGEVGAASSRLSVTFESEGGVFADVDRAISERRRLWLRYYSPARDELTEREVDPIRLFAVGHTYMEAWCRSSEDRRTFRLDRVAEIRLLDEPAAPPELELRDLSEGLVQPAAEDPEVVVEVGPGGRWVAEYYPHDSAEELPDGGLRITLRTPDPASLRRLALRLGREGRIVSPPELARSAQTAARAALAAYDGTA, from the coding sequence ATGGCCACGAACGCCATCGACCAGACCCGCCGGATGCTCTCCCTGGTGACGTATCTGCGCGAGCGCCCCGGCGCCCACGTCCAGGACGTCGCCCGGGCCTTCGGGATCACCGAGGACGAGCTGATCTCGGACCTCGACGTCCTGCCCATGTGCGGGACGAGCTTCCGAGGCGGCGATCTGCTGGACATCGACACCGACGGCGACCGCATCTGGTGGCACAACCCGGACGATGTCGCCGAGCCTCTGCGGCTCGCGGCCGACGAGGCGACGGCCCTGCTGGTCGCCGCCCGCGCCGTTGCGACGCTGCCCGGACTGCGCGAGAGCGACCGCCAGGCGCTGCTGCGGGCCACCGCCAAGCTGGAGGCCGCCGCCGGTGAGGTCGGGGCCGCCAGCTCCCGGCTCTCGGTCACCTTCGAGTCCGAGGGCGGCGTCTTCGCCGACGTGGACCGGGCGATCTCCGAACGCCGCCGGCTCTGGCTGCGCTACTACTCGCCCGCGCGCGACGAGCTGACCGAGCGCGAGGTGGACCCGATCCGGCTGTTCGCCGTCGGTCACACCTACATGGAGGCCTGGTGCCGGTCCTCCGAGGACCGGCGTACGTTCCGCCTCGACCGGGTCGCCGAGATCCGGCTGCTCGACGAGCCGGCCGCGCCGCCCGAGCTGGAGCTGCGGGACCTGTCCGAGGGGCTGGTGCAGCCCGCCGCCGAGGATCCGGAGGTCGTGGTCGAGGTCGGCCCCGGCGGGCGATGGGTGGCCGAGTACTACCCGCACGACAGCGCCGAGGAACTGCCCGACGGCGGCCTGCGGATCACCCTGCGCACCCCCGACCCGGCCTCGCTGCGCAGACTCGCGCTCCGGCTCGGCAGGGAGGGGCGCATCGTCTCGCCGCCGGAGCTGGCGCGGAGCGCACAGACCGCGGCCCGGGCGGCGCTCGCCGCGTACGACGGCACGGCCTGA
- the tatA gene encoding Sec-independent protein translocase subunit TatA codes for MMGNLKPLEIVLIIAVILLLFGAKKLPDMARSLGKSARILKSEAKAMKKDDEPAAPTDTVADQGAQQPAAARTIQAAPGDVTSSRPVNEAKPTTQS; via the coding sequence ATCATGGGCAATCTGAAGCCTCTCGAGATCGTTCTGATCATCGCTGTCATCCTGCTGTTGTTCGGTGCCAAGAAGCTTCCCGACATGGCGCGTTCCCTCGGCAAGTCGGCCCGCATCCTCAAGAGCGAGGCCAAGGCGATGAAGAAGGACGACGAGCCGGCGGCGCCGACGGACACGGTCGCCGACCAGGGTGCTCAGCAGCCCGCAGCCGCGCGCACGATCCAGGCCGCTCCCGGCGACGTGACGAGCTCCCGCCCGGTGAACGAAGCGAAGCCCACCACCCAGAGCTGA
- the tatC gene encoding twin-arginine translocase subunit TatC, with the protein MLKSARKQEKDGEGRMPLADHLRELRNRLLIAVVAVIVITSITAFFYQDLIDFLIRPILESVGCTDGQKKQANGRPCAEMTVNGLVAPFSIALKVSLMAGVLFSTPVWLYQLWAFLAPGLHKNEKKYALSFVGAGVPLFCVGAALAYILMPQTAAVLLDFTPDNTTNLLPVDDYLDIVTRMVIVFGLAFELPLLLVLLNFTGVLTAKRLGSWWRAMIMGITVFAAVATPTGDPLTMVVLAAPIVLLYFLALGICIVNDRRRRRENPDADLDDDEASDLDLTPEDIGDMENVSASLPAQADGEQDGGRSIRRDGYDDIT; encoded by the coding sequence TTGCTCAAGTCTGCCCGCAAGCAGGAGAAGGACGGCGAGGGGCGGATGCCTCTCGCTGATCACCTGCGTGAGTTGCGTAACCGACTGCTGATCGCGGTCGTGGCGGTCATCGTGATCACGTCGATCACGGCCTTCTTCTACCAGGATCTGATCGACTTCCTGATCCGCCCGATCCTGGAGTCGGTCGGGTGCACCGACGGCCAGAAGAAGCAGGCGAACGGTCGTCCCTGCGCCGAGATGACGGTGAACGGTCTGGTCGCTCCGTTCTCCATCGCCCTCAAGGTCTCCCTCATGGCGGGTGTGCTGTTCTCCACTCCCGTCTGGCTCTACCAGCTCTGGGCGTTCCTGGCCCCGGGTCTTCACAAGAACGAGAAGAAGTACGCGCTGAGCTTCGTCGGCGCCGGCGTGCCGCTGTTCTGCGTCGGAGCTGCGCTCGCGTACATCCTGATGCCCCAGACCGCGGCGGTGCTGCTCGACTTCACCCCGGACAACACGACGAACCTGCTGCCCGTCGACGACTACCTCGACATCGTCACGCGCATGGTGATCGTGTTCGGTCTCGCCTTCGAGCTGCCTCTCCTGCTCGTCCTGCTGAACTTCACCGGCGTCCTCACAGCCAAGCGGCTCGGGTCCTGGTGGCGCGCGATGATCATGGGCATCACGGTCTTCGCCGCAGTCGCCACCCCCACCGGTGACCCGCTGACGATGGTGGTACTGGCCGCGCCGATCGTGCTGCTCTACTTCCTCGCGCTCGGTATCTGCATCGTCAACGACCGGCGGAGGCGTCGCGAGAACCCCGACGCCGACCTCGACGACGACGAGGCCTCGGACCTGGATCTCACGCCTGAGGACATCGGCGACATGGAGAACGTGTCGGCTTCGCTGCCCGCACAGGCCGACGGGGAACAGGACGGCGGACGATCGATCCGGCGAGACGGTTACGACGACATCACCTGA
- a CDS encoding diacylglycerol kinase, with product MTSEITLFVNPTAGRGRGAHAAQPAASALRDAGFSVRTVLGEDADDALRRAREAVAAGTGALIAVGGDGMMSLALQAVAGTPTPLGVVAVGTGNDFARALGMPIRDPAAAGRLAAEALKGGAVREIDLGRVGERWFGSVLASGFDSRVNDRGNRMRWVGGRFKYDLAILAELAAFKPITYRMSLDGGPVREIEATLIAVGNGSTYGGGMRICADAVMDDGLFDVTVVGDCSRTTLLKVFPKVYRGTHLGHPVVTVHRVSSIALEAVGVTAYADGEPLGSLPLTATCVPRAARVLGAGSPTGT from the coding sequence GTGACCAGCGAGATCACCCTTTTCGTCAATCCCACCGCAGGACGCGGCCGGGGCGCGCACGCCGCGCAGCCGGCCGCTTCCGCGTTGCGGGACGCCGGATTCTCCGTCCGTACGGTGCTCGGTGAGGACGCCGACGACGCGTTGCGGCGGGCCCGCGAGGCGGTGGCCGCGGGGACGGGCGCGCTCATAGCCGTCGGCGGCGACGGGATGATGTCCCTCGCCCTCCAGGCGGTCGCCGGGACCCCGACCCCGCTCGGTGTCGTCGCCGTCGGTACGGGCAACGACTTCGCCCGCGCTCTCGGCATGCCGATACGGGACCCCGCGGCGGCGGGCCGGCTGGCCGCCGAAGCGCTCAAGGGCGGTGCCGTCCGCGAGATCGACCTCGGCAGGGTCGGCGAGCGCTGGTTCGGTTCCGTGCTCGCCTCCGGCTTCGACTCCCGCGTCAACGACCGCGGCAACCGGATGCGCTGGGTCGGCGGCCGGTTCAAGTACGACCTGGCGATCCTCGCCGAACTCGCCGCCTTCAAGCCCATCACGTACCGCATGAGTCTGGACGGCGGACCGGTCCGGGAGATCGAGGCGACGCTCATCGCCGTCGGCAACGGCTCGACCTATGGTGGCGGCATGCGGATCTGTGCGGACGCCGTCATGGACGACGGCCTCTTCGACGTGACCGTCGTCGGCGACTGCAGCCGCACCACCCTCCTCAAGGTGTTCCCCAAGGTCTACAGGGGAACGCACCTCGGCCACCCCGTCGTCACCGTGCACCGGGTCTCCTCCATCGCACTGGAGGCGGTCGGCGTCACCGCGTACGCGGACGGTGAGCCGCTCGGCTCGCTGCCACTGACCGCCACCTGTGTACCGCGTGCGGCACGGGTGCTGGGGGCGGGTTCTCCCACGGGGACTTAA